Proteins from a single region of Dyadobacter fanqingshengii:
- a CDS encoding sugar phosphate isomerase/epimerase family protein: MKYFLLIFNFCLQMGHCSGQGIDNEFFTLHNIIRGDSVYSTFDKQVALIKKAGFDGIEINQTESFEGMKAALDKHHFKGSYFYVKLNLEEPYMDPRLPEFIKALKGSGTIIAPYIISESKRYKSSDGQADTLTVRLVRQLADLAAASGLDLAIYPHYGFYVEKTDHALALVKKIDRKNSGLTFNLCHWLATTTADERKTLHEQLMAMKPHLKMITISGANDVITDKKNVWDDYILPLGQGTFDTYGLVKYVVKDLGFKGPIGVQCYNIKGNKPLLISSTMEVWKRYEANLTSRK; encoded by the coding sequence ATGAAATACTTTTTGCTGATCTTTAATTTTTGTTTGCAAATGGGACATTGTTCCGGTCAAGGTATTGATAATGAATTTTTTACACTTCATAATATCATCCGCGGGGACTCAGTTTACAGCACATTTGATAAGCAGGTTGCGCTCATTAAAAAGGCAGGATTTGACGGAATTGAGATAAACCAGACCGAGAGTTTTGAAGGGATGAAAGCGGCTTTGGACAAGCATCATTTCAAAGGATCGTACTTCTATGTAAAGCTCAATCTGGAAGAGCCGTATATGGATCCGCGTCTGCCTGAATTCATTAAGGCGTTAAAAGGAAGCGGAACCATCATTGCGCCTTACATTATCAGTGAATCAAAACGTTACAAGTCATCCGACGGACAAGCAGACACGCTGACTGTCAGACTAGTCCGGCAACTCGCAGATCTGGCAGCTGCCTCCGGTCTGGACTTGGCAATCTATCCGCATTATGGCTTTTATGTCGAAAAAACAGATCATGCATTGGCCCTGGTTAAGAAGATCGACCGCAAAAATTCAGGGTTAACCTTCAATCTCTGCCACTGGCTCGCAACCACCACTGCCGACGAACGCAAAACGCTTCACGAGCAGCTTATGGCCATGAAACCGCATCTGAAAATGATCACCATATCGGGTGCTAATGACGTGATCACGGACAAAAAGAATGTTTGGGATGATTACATTTTGCCGCTTGGTCAGGGCACATTTGATACTTACGGTTTGGTAAAATATGTCGTGAAAGATCTCGGTTTCAAGGGCCCGATCGGTGTTCAATGCTATAATATCAAAGGCAATAAGCCATTGCTGATCAGCAGCACCATGGAAGTCTGGAAGCGTTACGAAGCCAATTTAACGAGCAGAAAATGA
- a CDS encoding MFS transporter, with product MNTLAENPQELIINKPSVMRWWICALLFFATTINYIDRQVLAILAPQLQTEIGWSEVEYGYIVTAFQFSYAIGLLLAGKLIDYLGTKKGYIISIFIWSLAAVGHAFAGSAAGFGVARLALGMGESGNFPAAIKVISEWFPRKERALATGIFNSGSNIGAIVAPLVVPFIAIHYGWRWAFIITGMLGFVWLLFWIKAFKAPEKHPDVNHEELALINSDQVAEDAPSATMLEILKTRKAWALAAGKFLTDPIWWFFLYWLPKFLNQTYHINIDKMGLPLITAYLIADAGSIGGGWISSKFLKMGWSVNAARKTTLLICALMVMPIYFVSGIGTLWPAVLLIGLGMAAHTGWSANMYTLATDFFPRKDTGKIVGFIGMAGAVGGMLMATATGHLLEATGSFKSIFIVAASMYSLALVIIHLLVPNIDSVKS from the coding sequence ATGAACACCTTGGCAGAAAATCCGCAAGAGCTCATTATCAATAAACCTTCTGTCATGCGCTGGTGGATTTGCGCCTTGCTGTTTTTCGCCACGACCATTAATTATATTGACCGCCAGGTGCTTGCGATTCTTGCGCCTCAACTGCAAACGGAGATCGGCTGGTCGGAAGTCGAATATGGCTACATTGTCACCGCGTTTCAGTTTTCATACGCCATCGGACTTTTGCTCGCCGGGAAGCTGATCGATTATCTAGGGACTAAGAAGGGTTATATCATTTCAATTTTCATATGGTCGCTGGCGGCGGTTGGGCACGCTTTTGCGGGCTCGGCGGCTGGTTTTGGTGTAGCAAGGCTGGCTTTGGGCATGGGCGAATCGGGTAATTTTCCGGCGGCGATAAAAGTCATTTCGGAATGGTTTCCGAGAAAAGAAAGGGCGCTGGCTACGGGGATTTTTAACTCAGGGTCCAATATCGGGGCCATTGTCGCGCCGCTGGTTGTGCCATTCATTGCCATCCATTATGGCTGGCGATGGGCGTTCATTATCACCGGAATGCTTGGTTTCGTCTGGTTGTTATTTTGGATAAAAGCTTTCAAAGCGCCCGAAAAACACCCTGATGTTAATCACGAAGAACTTGCCCTGATCAATTCTGACCAGGTTGCCGAAGATGCGCCATCGGCTACAATGCTCGAAATCCTGAAAACCAGAAAGGCCTGGGCGCTGGCTGCGGGCAAATTTCTCACCGATCCGATCTGGTGGTTTTTCCTTTACTGGCTTCCCAAATTTCTGAATCAGACTTACCACATTAACATTGACAAAATGGGTTTGCCACTGATTACGGCTTATTTGATCGCAGATGCGGGAAGCATTGGTGGCGGCTGGATTTCTTCCAAATTCCTGAAAATGGGCTGGTCGGTGAACGCCGCGCGGAAAACGACACTGCTGATCTGCGCCTTGATGGTCATGCCTATTTATTTCGTTTCCGGCATCGGAACGCTCTGGCCTGCGGTGCTGCTGATCGGACTGGGCATGGCGGCGCATACGGGCTGGTCCGCGAACATGTATACATTGGCAACTGATTTTTTTCCTAGGAAAGACACGGGCAAAATCGTGGGATTCATCGGCATGGCCGGCGCGGTGGGCGGCATGCTGATGGCCACCGCTACGGGACATTTGCTGGAAGCCACAGGCAGTTTTAAAAGCATTTTCATCGTCGCCGCTTCCATGTATTCGTTAGCGTTAGTCATCATTCACCTGCTTGTCCCCAACATTGATTCTGTAAAATCTTAG
- a CDS encoding phytanoyl-CoA dioxygenase family protein, giving the protein MQFTPEHLESYHRDGYVVVREFFSRNEVDLLYRVATSDDVITSKSYDRIDAAGLKTKLALWYALDESIYSKFARSERIVNAVEQILDGKAAHYHSKLMQKEPRTGGAWEWHQDYGYWYKNNGFLLPEMLSVITALTPATKKNGCLQMIRGSHKMGRVEHGFAGEQVGADMEKVNEALKIMPLDYLEMGAGDTAFFHCNVLHASAANLSDHPRWSIITAYNLASNKPYKDVHTSSYTPVDPFKGDLLTEEIVSISDQADFLIK; this is encoded by the coding sequence ATGCAGTTTACCCCTGAACACCTCGAATCTTATCATCGCGACGGTTACGTTGTGGTGCGTGAATTTTTCTCCAGAAACGAAGTAGACCTGCTCTATCGCGTAGCAACAAGCGACGATGTGATCACCAGCAAAAGTTACGACCGGATTGACGCCGCCGGCCTCAAAACCAAGCTGGCGCTCTGGTACGCGCTTGATGAGAGCATTTACAGTAAATTCGCTCGTTCTGAGCGCATTGTAAATGCAGTGGAACAGATTCTGGATGGAAAAGCTGCGCACTACCATTCCAAATTAATGCAAAAGGAACCCAGGACGGGCGGTGCGTGGGAGTGGCATCAGGATTATGGATATTGGTATAAAAACAATGGGTTCCTATTGCCTGAAATGCTGAGTGTTATCACCGCATTAACGCCCGCAACAAAGAAAAACGGTTGTCTTCAAATGATCCGTGGCTCGCATAAAATGGGTCGCGTGGAGCATGGCTTCGCGGGTGAGCAGGTGGGTGCGGATATGGAAAAGGTGAACGAAGCATTGAAGATCATGCCGCTGGATTACCTGGAAATGGGAGCGGGAGATACTGCGTTTTTCCACTGCAATGTGTTGCATGCTTCTGCTGCGAACTTGTCGGATCATCCGCGGTGGTCCATTATTACCGCTTATAATCTCGCCAGCAACAAACCCTACAAAGATGTTCACACAAGCAGTTATACGCCTGTTGACCCTTTCAAAGGCGACCTGCTCACCGAAGAGATTGTCAGCATTTCAGATCAGGCGGATTTCCTGATAAAATAG
- a CDS encoding ATP-binding protein has product MRFTLSFLLVISSQWCFAQLQIGKFLVNGKPRTFSRDTIQLKAGDNDLILEFKSIKADSVSYLYRLEGVDNEWIESRYPVSRYVGLDAGNYIYHIKAQAGGRQLSQSEIYIKKEQGFWNQWWFIPSIVVYILVLIGVSIYLFLLYDFRQKLRMQHVRNKIAADLHDEVGSNLNSIAIFVEVLRKNAPPEMLPVLEKIIANSKESVSLMQDTVWTINPKNDSIYKLFDRMESFASGVLSSRDIGFDFKVETDLGQVNFTMDQRKSVYLIFKEAINNIVKHAEASMVWVHVSRSRDTVHIGIEDNGIGFDMAAESNGNGLANFRDRANEAGIQLFIESEKGKGTRLKTDIAL; this is encoded by the coding sequence ATGCGCTTTACGCTCTCGTTTCTGTTGGTAATCTCTTCACAATGGTGCTTTGCGCAATTGCAGATCGGGAAGTTTTTGGTTAATGGCAAACCGCGCACGTTTTCACGCGACACGATCCAGCTCAAAGCGGGCGATAATGATCTCATTTTAGAATTCAAGAGCATTAAGGCCGATTCGGTTTCTTACCTTTACAGGTTGGAAGGGGTTGATAATGAATGGATTGAATCCCGCTATCCTGTTTCCCGATATGTTGGCCTGGATGCCGGTAATTATATTTATCATATCAAAGCGCAGGCGGGCGGGCGGCAGCTTTCCCAATCTGAAATCTATATTAAGAAAGAGCAGGGATTTTGGAATCAATGGTGGTTTATTCCTTCTATTGTGGTTTACATTTTGGTGCTCATCGGCGTCAGCATTTATTTATTCCTGCTTTACGATTTCCGGCAAAAGCTGCGCATGCAGCACGTCAGGAATAAGATCGCTGCTGACTTGCACGATGAAGTGGGCTCAAACCTGAACAGCATTGCGATTTTTGTAGAAGTTTTACGAAAAAATGCACCGCCTGAAATGCTTCCCGTTCTGGAAAAGATCATTGCCAATTCCAAGGAATCCGTTTCGCTGATGCAGGATACGGTCTGGACGATCAATCCGAAGAATGATAGCATTTACAAACTTTTCGACCGTATGGAGTCCTTTGCCTCGGGCGTTTTGTCTAGCCGGGACATTGGTTTTGATTTCAAGGTGGAAACAGATCTTGGGCAGGTTAACTTCACAATGGACCAGCGCAAAAGCGTTTATCTGATCTTCAAAGAAGCCATCAACAACATTGTAAAACATGCCGAAGCCAGCATGGTCTGGGTACACGTGTCGCGCTCCCGGGACACGGTCCACATTGGAATTGAAGACAACGGGATAGGGTTCGATATGGCCGCTGAAAGCAATGGGAATGGTCTCGCAAATTTCAGGGATCGCGCCAATGAGGCTGGTATCCAGTTATTTATAGAGTCTGAAAAAGGGAAAGGGACGCGTCTTAAAACGGACATTGCACTCTAA
- a CDS encoding response regulator — protein MIRVLLFEDNKNLRESLAMYLSAADGIWFIDAYPNAKEAWPIVKKHKPDVVLMDIQMPQRSGIDAMVEIRKNAPHVKVLIQTVFEDDDKIFQAICSGASGYIIKNPNPEVYVKAIQEVNTGGSHLSPSIARRVLEMFQHQFVKSELTFVELTQREQQVLRHMVKGMSYKMIADACNISFSTVATHVNHIYEKLHVNSAPEAVVKALEWRLV, from the coding sequence ATGATTCGCGTCTTACTTTTTGAGGATAATAAAAATCTGCGGGAAAGCCTCGCCATGTATCTGTCCGCAGCCGACGGCATCTGGTTCATTGACGCTTACCCAAACGCAAAAGAAGCGTGGCCGATCGTAAAAAAACACAAGCCGGATGTGGTGCTCATGGACATTCAAATGCCGCAAAGGTCAGGCATTGACGCTATGGTCGAAATCCGGAAAAATGCGCCGCATGTGAAAGTCCTGATACAAACGGTTTTCGAGGACGACGACAAGATTTTCCAGGCGATCTGTTCCGGCGCATCGGGTTACATCATTAAGAATCCCAACCCGGAAGTTTACGTCAAAGCGATCCAGGAAGTGAATACGGGTGGCTCGCACCTGTCGCCTTCCATTGCGCGTCGTGTGCTGGAAATGTTTCAGCATCAGTTTGTTAAGAGCGAGCTAACCTTTGTGGAGCTTACCCAGCGCGAGCAGCAGGTTTTGCGACATATGGTAAAAGGAATGAGTTATAAAATGATCGCGGATGCCTGCAATATTTCGTTCAGCACCGTTGCTACACATGTGAACCACATTTACGAAAAGCTTCATGTCAATTCCGCTCCCGAAGCTGTTGTAAAAGCATTGGAATGGCGGCTTGTATAA